Proteins from one Nakamurella multipartita DSM 44233 genomic window:
- a CDS encoding alkaline phosphatase D family protein: MTRLLLGPLLRHVGPTDATIWVETDQPAQVRILDAVEQTWTVAGHHYALVQITGLTPGTTTAYEVELDGDRVWPPARTDRDRPASVIRTVDESRPVTIAFGSCRYASSAAVRDPRYDADALAGLSRRLIEQDPQQWPQALILLGDQVYADETTSGTQDKIRQRRDITTGAKEQVADFEEYTWLYHESWTDPDVRWLLSTVPSSMIFDDHDVRDDWNTSQSWRQDMAAQPWWHERIVGALSSYWVYQHLGNLGPRELADNELYQRVRTGGGDAEPLLRAFAEAADAEADGAKGARWSYRRDFGPVRLLVIDSRCGRVLDGRRGMVGEREMDWITEQVDGDYRHLLIGTSLPWLMAPALHDIEAWNEVLCAGRRGRLLAAASEKLRRAADLEHWASFGASFEKLAALIGAVGRGEHAGGGTAPDTVCVLSGDVHHAYIASATLPGGTRSAVYQLTCSPLHNRVPPAMKLAFRAGWSSVAERSVRTLIGTIARIPRPPVRWHRLAGPLFGNDVMSLTLDGSRASIRLDQAGPDGEQPSLREIVRMRLA; encoded by the coding sequence GTGACCCGACTGCTGCTCGGCCCGTTGCTGCGACACGTCGGGCCGACCGACGCGACGATCTGGGTGGAGACCGACCAGCCCGCCCAGGTCCGGATCCTGGACGCCGTCGAGCAGACCTGGACGGTGGCCGGGCACCACTACGCGCTGGTCCAGATCACCGGGTTGACCCCGGGAACCACCACGGCCTACGAGGTCGAGCTCGACGGCGACCGGGTCTGGCCGCCGGCGCGGACCGACCGGGACCGCCCGGCGTCGGTGATCCGCACCGTCGACGAGTCCCGCCCGGTGACGATCGCGTTCGGCTCCTGCCGGTACGCCAGTTCCGCGGCCGTGCGCGACCCGCGCTACGACGCCGACGCCCTGGCCGGGTTGTCCCGGCGGCTGATCGAGCAGGACCCCCAGCAGTGGCCGCAGGCGCTGATCCTGCTCGGCGATCAGGTCTACGCCGACGAGACCACCAGCGGCACCCAGGACAAGATCCGGCAACGCCGCGACATCACCACCGGCGCCAAGGAACAGGTCGCCGACTTCGAGGAATACACCTGGCTCTATCACGAGTCGTGGACCGACCCGGATGTGCGCTGGCTGCTGTCCACCGTCCCGTCATCGATGATCTTCGACGACCACGACGTGCGAGACGACTGGAACACCTCCCAGTCCTGGCGGCAGGACATGGCCGCGCAGCCCTGGTGGCACGAACGCATCGTCGGCGCCCTGTCCTCCTACTGGGTGTATCAGCACCTGGGCAACCTGGGCCCCCGCGAACTGGCCGACAACGAGCTGTACCAACGGGTGCGCACCGGCGGCGGGGACGCCGAACCGCTGCTGCGGGCCTTCGCCGAGGCCGCCGACGCCGAGGCCGACGGGGCCAAGGGGGCCCGCTGGTCCTACCGCCGCGACTTCGGCCCGGTCCGGCTGCTGGTCATCGACTCGCGGTGCGGACGGGTGCTGGACGGCCGCCGGGGCATGGTCGGCGAACGCGAGATGGATTGGATCACCGAGCAGGTCGACGGCGACTACCGGCACCTGCTGATCGGCACCTCGCTGCCCTGGCTGATGGCTCCCGCCCTGCACGACATCGAGGCGTGGAACGAGGTCCTGTGCGCCGGCCGGCGCGGCCGGCTGCTCGCCGCCGCCTCGGAGAAGCTGCGCCGGGCGGCCGACCTGGAGCACTGGGCCTCGTTCGGGGCCTCTTTCGAGAAGCTGGCCGCGCTGATCGGGGCGGTCGGTCGCGGCGAGCACGCCGGCGGCGGGACGGCCCCGGACACCGTGTGCGTGCTGTCCGGGGATGTGCACCACGCCTACATCGCCTCCGCCACCCTGCCCGGCGGCACCCGCTCGGCGGTGTACCAGCTGACCTGCTCGCCGCTGCACAACCGGGTCCCGCCGGCGATGAAGCTGGCCTTCCGGGCCGGCTGGAGCTCGGTCGCCGAACGGTCGGTGCGCACGCTGATCGGCACCATCGCGCGGATCCCGCGTCCGCCCGTGCGCTGGCACCGGCTGGCCGGCCCGTTGTTCGGCAACGACGTGATGTCCTTGACCCTGGACGGGTCGCGGGCGAGCATCCGGCTCGATCAGGCCGGTCCGGACGGCGAGCAGCCGAGCCTGCGGGAGATCGTCCGGATGCGACTGGCGTAG
- a CDS encoding inositol monophosphatase family protein, with translation MSPSTPAYPTELSPTENELPDLRAASPDAEIAAALVRTAGRLAARMRSSGLLVEEKTSISDVVSDADKAAEALIVDRLTGIRPDDGVLGEEGAAAPGRRTWVIDPVDGTYNFVSGLPAWCSALALTDGPEGAGATVLGAIYQATTDELWLGGPHLPPSLNGVPLPALADRELHEIAITTYLHPPRLLDPRLRDGLVRAIAGAASVRIIGSGSIELAAVAAGRLGVWLHADPPLWDWLPGSALVLGVGGVTDIFEYGGHRWHVAGPPTALAQAKAAVLGLG, from the coding sequence GTGTCCCCTTCCACCCCTGCATACCCGACCGAACTTTCCCCGACCGAGAACGAGCTGCCGGACCTGCGCGCCGCATCGCCGGACGCCGAGATCGCCGCGGCCCTGGTCCGCACCGCCGGCCGGTTGGCCGCCCGGATGCGCTCGTCCGGACTGCTGGTCGAGGAGAAGACCAGCATCAGCGACGTCGTCTCGGACGCGGACAAGGCCGCCGAGGCGCTGATCGTCGACCGGCTGACCGGCATCCGGCCCGACGACGGCGTGCTCGGCGAGGAGGGCGCGGCGGCGCCGGGTCGGCGCACCTGGGTGATCGACCCGGTCGACGGCACCTACAACTTCGTCTCCGGTCTGCCCGCCTGGTGCTCGGCCCTGGCCCTGACCGACGGCCCGGAGGGCGCCGGGGCCACCGTCCTGGGGGCCATCTACCAGGCCACGACCGACGAGCTGTGGCTCGGCGGGCCGCACCTGCCGCCCTCGCTCAACGGGGTGCCGCTGCCGGCGCTGGCCGATCGGGAGCTGCACGAGATCGCGATCACCACCTACCTGCACCCGCCCCGGCTGCTGGACCCCCGGCTGCGCGACGGGCTGGTCCGGGCGATCGCCGGCGCCGCCTCGGTGCGGATCATCGGCTCCGGATCCATCGAACTCGCCGCGGTGGCGGCCGGCCGGCTCGGCGTCTGGCTGCACGCCGACCCGCCGCTGTGGGACTGGCTGCCCGGGTCGGCCCTGGTCCTGGGCGTCGGCGGGGTCACCGACATCTTCGAGTACGGCGGCCACCGCTGGCACGTGGCCGGGCCGCCCACCGCCCTGGCCCAGGCCAAGGCGGCGGTGCTCGGCCTGGGCTGA
- a CDS encoding cysteine hydrolase family protein: MTTLTDRPHTALLVIDVQNGVVDGSPRRDEVVANINRLLDKARREQVPVVWVQHASEELTPGSPAWEYVPELVRAEGEPLVHKRHGDSFEATPLEEILAGLGVGRVVVTGAQTDACVRSTLHGAFVRGYDTTLVGDAHTTEDLTAYGAPPPESVIAHTNLYWSFQTAPGRTAGTVPTEQVSFEQPPAM, encoded by the coding sequence ATGACGACACTGACCGATCGCCCCCACACCGCTCTGCTGGTCATCGACGTCCAGAACGGCGTCGTCGACGGCAGCCCCCGCCGCGACGAGGTGGTGGCCAACATCAACCGGCTGCTGGACAAGGCCCGCCGCGAGCAGGTGCCCGTCGTGTGGGTCCAGCACGCCAGCGAGGAACTCACCCCCGGCAGCCCGGCCTGGGAGTACGTGCCCGAACTGGTCCGGGCCGAGGGCGAGCCGCTGGTGCACAAACGGCACGGCGATTCCTTCGAGGCCACGCCGCTGGAGGAGATTCTGGCCGGCCTGGGCGTGGGTCGGGTGGTGGTGACCGGCGCGCAGACCGACGCCTGTGTCCGGTCCACCCTGCACGGAGCCTTCGTCCGCGGGTACGACACCACGCTGGTCGGCGACGCCCACACCACCGAGGACCTGACCGCCTACGGTGCTCCGCCGCCCGAGTCGGTCATCGCCCACACCAACCTGTACTGGTCGTTCCAGACGGCGCCGGGCCGCACCGCCGGCACCGTGCCGACCGAGCAGGTCAGCTTCGAGCAGCCGCCCGCGATGTGA
- a CDS encoding Na+/H+ antiporter, whose product MDTALLILGLIAAVTAASVIANRVGVPAPLLLVVIGIGASFLPFLEPIELSPELVLVGLLPPLLYAASIRTSLVDIRANRQAIAWLAVGLVIATTVIVGFVAWLLIPIPLAAAFAFGAVVAPPDAVAATAIARRIGLPRRVVTVLEGESLLNDATALVALRTAIVAIGATVSVWSISLDFLWAAAGGAAIGVLVALVLALIRRKIKDPLIDTTVSLMAPFLAYLPAEEAHASGVISVVTAGLVLGHKAPIIQDATSRMNERINWDTIQFLLENTVFLLIGLQVRRIVEGIGGSSLSGWTITLFCAGVLAAVILARPLWVFPIGLLLIRPRRSDSPDFSWRTTAVVSWAGMRGVVTLAAVFVIPDTVPNVQVLVLGAFVVTAGTLLIQGLSLPWLARRLRIRGPDEREDALSEATVLRAAVEAGRRELDRIITPDDDEEVIRILRARGESRLNASWERLGSVEADETPSELYRRLRTAMLAAERAEVLRIRTTGEFDSEVLAEVMDDLDVEESMIDRREARAAPSSETTLVTPERTASTCVDLDNAPADATPQTPDACGDCLREGTRWVHLRLCLTCGAVGCCDSSVGRHAERHFHQSGHPVMRSFEPGEAWRWCYVHELLG is encoded by the coding sequence GTGGACACCGCGCTGTTGATTCTCGGGTTGATCGCGGCGGTGACCGCAGCCAGCGTCATCGCCAACCGCGTGGGCGTGCCCGCGCCACTGCTGTTGGTGGTGATCGGCATCGGCGCCTCGTTCCTGCCGTTCCTCGAACCGATCGAGCTCAGTCCCGAACTGGTACTGGTCGGGTTGTTGCCCCCGCTGCTGTACGCGGCCTCGATCCGCACCTCGCTGGTGGACATACGGGCGAACCGGCAGGCGATCGCCTGGCTGGCGGTTGGCCTGGTCATCGCGACCACGGTCATCGTCGGGTTCGTGGCCTGGTTGCTGATCCCGATCCCGCTGGCCGCCGCCTTCGCCTTCGGTGCCGTCGTTGCCCCCCCGGACGCGGTGGCGGCCACCGCGATCGCCCGCCGGATCGGGTTGCCCCGGCGCGTGGTGACCGTGCTGGAGGGCGAGTCGCTGCTCAACGACGCGACCGCGTTGGTCGCCCTGCGCACCGCGATCGTGGCCATCGGCGCGACGGTCAGCGTGTGGAGCATCAGCCTGGACTTCCTGTGGGCGGCGGCCGGGGGAGCGGCGATCGGGGTGCTGGTCGCGCTGGTCCTGGCCCTGATCCGGCGCAAGATCAAGGACCCGTTGATCGACACCACGGTCTCGTTGATGGCCCCGTTCCTGGCCTACCTGCCGGCCGAGGAGGCGCACGCCTCCGGCGTGATCTCGGTGGTCACCGCCGGCCTGGTGCTCGGCCACAAGGCGCCGATCATCCAGGACGCCACGTCCCGGATGAACGAGCGGATCAACTGGGACACCATCCAGTTCCTGCTGGAGAACACGGTGTTCCTGCTGATCGGCCTGCAGGTGCGACGGATCGTGGAGGGCATCGGCGGCTCGTCGCTGTCCGGCTGGACGATCACGCTGTTCTGCGCCGGCGTGCTGGCCGCCGTCATCCTGGCCCGGCCGCTGTGGGTGTTCCCGATCGGACTGCTGCTGATCCGGCCCCGCCGCTCGGACAGCCCGGACTTCTCCTGGCGGACCACCGCGGTCGTGTCGTGGGCCGGGATGCGCGGGGTGGTCACCCTGGCCGCCGTGTTCGTCATCCCCGACACCGTGCCCAACGTGCAGGTGCTGGTGCTCGGCGCGTTCGTGGTGACCGCCGGCACGCTGCTCATCCAGGGGCTGTCCCTGCCCTGGCTGGCCCGCCGGTTGCGGATCCGCGGACCCGACGAACGGGAGGACGCGCTGAGCGAGGCCACGGTGCTGCGGGCCGCGGTCGAGGCGGGCCGCCGCGAACTCGACCGGATCATCACCCCGGACGACGACGAGGAGGTCATCCGGATCCTGCGGGCCCGCGGCGAATCGCGCCTGAACGCCTCCTGGGAGCGGCTGGGCAGCGTCGAGGCCGACGAGACCCCCAGCGAGCTGTACCGGCGGTTGCGCACGGCCATGCTCGCCGCCGAACGGGCCGAGGTGCTGCGCATCCGCACCACCGGCGAGTTCGACTCCGAGGTGCTGGCCGAGGTGATGGACGACCTGGACGTCGAGGAGTCGATGATCGACCGGCGGGAGGCGCGGGCCGCGCCGTCCTCCGAGACCACCCTGGTGACCCCGGAGCGCACCGCGAGCACGTGCGTCGACCTGGACAACGCCCCGGCCGACGCCACCCCGCAGACCCCCGACGCGTGCGGGGACTGCCTGCGCGAGGGCACCCGGTGGGTGCACCTGCGGCTGTGCCTGACCTGCGGCGCCGTCGGCTGCTGCGACTCCTCGGTCGGCCGGCACGCCGAGCGGCACTTCCACCAGTCGGGCCACCCGGTGATGCGCAGCTTCGAACCGGGCGAGGCCTGGCGCTGGTGCTACGTGCACGAACTCCTGGGCTGA
- a CDS encoding MFS transporter: MTERRAPNREPRRKRLWRPRSVPRALSLPRALSLPRALRPFGNPQYRWLTTALACSLFSVGIWLVASVWQVIQLGGSASDLSLVAFGSSLGLTLSVLIGGVVADRVPQRKILLVVEAVRGVCFALAGVLALTGAIQIWHLAVLGLVLGLADGFFYPAYSAWLPAIVDADQLLAANGIEGMLRPAVMQGLGPAAAGVIIAVWSPGAAFAAVAILQIGTAAALWTMRTTAVRRELDPDVHPLRSALIDVRDGFSYMVRTRWLLTTLLFATLLVLMVVGPVEVLLPFAVKDQTGGGPGAFAVALAAFGIGGAAGSLAAASIRMPRRYLTLMILGWGFGSLPLVVVGLTSSLAVMVVALFVTGFVFSAAQVLWGTLLQRRVPPALLGRVSSLDFFVSLALMPISMALAGPVGDLVGIGPTFLVAGLVPGLLAVGTLLIAKLGPDELAHPLDALPEAAEPPVPIPDQ, from the coding sequence ATGACCGAGCGTCGAGCGCCGAACCGCGAACCGCGGCGGAAGCGGCTGTGGCGACCCCGGTCCGTGCCCCGGGCGCTGTCCCTGCCGCGGGCGCTGTCCCTGCCGCGGGCGCTGCGTCCGTTCGGCAACCCCCAGTACCGCTGGTTGACCACCGCCCTGGCCTGTTCGCTGTTCAGCGTCGGCATCTGGCTGGTGGCCTCGGTGTGGCAGGTCATCCAGCTCGGCGGCAGCGCCTCCGATCTGTCCCTGGTGGCCTTCGGATCGAGTCTGGGACTGACCCTGTCGGTGCTGATCGGCGGCGTGGTCGCCGACCGGGTGCCGCAACGCAAGATCCTGCTGGTGGTGGAGGCGGTCCGCGGGGTCTGCTTCGCCCTGGCCGGGGTGCTGGCGCTGACCGGCGCGATCCAGATCTGGCATCTGGCCGTCCTCGGTCTGGTCCTGGGACTGGCCGACGGGTTCTTCTACCCGGCGTACTCGGCCTGGTTGCCGGCGATCGTCGACGCCGACCAGTTGCTGGCCGCCAACGGGATCGAGGGCATGCTGCGGCCCGCGGTGATGCAGGGCCTGGGCCCGGCCGCCGCCGGCGTGATCATCGCGGTGTGGTCGCCTGGCGCCGCGTTCGCCGCGGTCGCGATCCTGCAGATCGGGACGGCGGCCGCGCTGTGGACCATGCGGACCACCGCGGTGCGCCGCGAGCTGGATCCGGATGTGCACCCGTTGCGCAGCGCGCTGATCGACGTGCGGGACGGCTTCTCGTACATGGTGCGCACGCGCTGGCTGCTGACCACCCTGCTGTTCGCCACCCTGTTGGTGCTGATGGTGGTCGGACCGGTCGAGGTGCTGTTGCCTTTCGCGGTCAAGGACCAGACGGGCGGGGGTCCGGGCGCGTTCGCGGTGGCGCTGGCCGCGTTCGGCATCGGCGGGGCGGCCGGGTCGCTGGCCGCGGCCAGCATCCGGATGCCCCGGCGTTACCTGACCCTGATGATCCTGGGGTGGGGCTTCGGCTCGCTGCCGTTGGTGGTCGTCGGCCTGACCAGCTCGCTGGCGGTGATGGTGGTGGCGTTGTTCGTCACCGGGTTCGTCTTCTCCGCCGCCCAGGTGCTCTGGGGCACCCTGCTGCAACGGCGGGTGCCGCCGGCCCTGCTCGGCCGGGTCTCCAGCCTGGACTTCTTCGTCTCGCTCGCGCTGATGCCGATCTCGATGGCGCTGGCCGGGCCGGTCGGCGATCTGGTCGGGATCGGGCCGACCTTCCTGGTCGCCGGCCTGGTGCCGGGGCTGCTCGCGGTGGGCACCCTGCTCATCGCCAAGCTCGGCCCGGACGAGCTGGCCCACCCGCTGGACGCCCTGCCGGAGGCCGCCGAACCGCCGGTGCCGATCCCCGACCAGTGA
- a CDS encoding extracellular catalytic domain type 1 short-chain-length polyhydroxyalkanoate depolymerase: MLRTGPQWLLPKLRRMAESAAPDASLGRPQRPAPPRPTGPGRWIHRQFRNEQGAREYDVYLPSGLTVHDRTPMLLLLHGCQQRSVDFAIESGFVAAADAHGLLIVAPRQDRQHQLQRCWRWYESEHQGRDRGEPAILAGLVREVSAERELWRVDRRRVYAAGLSAGGAMSLILATTYPDLIAAAGVHSATAYRSATQGLGALGAMAAHGSLPSHDRIGGEMAPVVLIHGTNDPVVRAPNADRIVDQWLASRDAQRLTGLDRVRPLATTRALVVDGRRCIRTRWYTARGRRVLEYWRVDGLRHAWSGGHRRGSFIDLTGPRAAEVMVAFFQRHKLAHTMVPVVADESGRPAAR, encoded by the coding sequence ATGCTCCGCACGGGACCGCAGTGGCTGCTGCCGAAGCTGCGACGGATGGCCGAGTCCGCCGCGCCGGACGCCTCGCTCGGCCGGCCGCAGCGTCCCGCGCCGCCCCGTCCGACCGGCCCCGGCCGGTGGATCCACCGCCAGTTTCGCAACGAGCAGGGCGCCCGCGAGTACGACGTGTACCTTCCGTCCGGATTGACGGTTCATGATCGAACTCCGATGCTGTTGCTGCTGCACGGGTGTCAGCAGCGCTCGGTCGACTTCGCCATCGAGTCGGGCTTTGTCGCCGCGGCCGACGCGCACGGCCTGCTGATCGTCGCGCCCCGCCAGGATCGCCAGCACCAGCTGCAGCGGTGCTGGCGCTGGTACGAGTCCGAGCACCAGGGCCGAGACCGGGGCGAGCCGGCGATCCTGGCCGGGCTGGTACGGGAGGTGAGCGCCGAACGCGAGCTGTGGCGGGTCGATCGGCGCCGGGTCTACGCGGCCGGCCTGTCCGCCGGCGGGGCGATGTCGCTCATCCTGGCCACCACCTACCCGGACCTGATCGCGGCGGCCGGCGTGCACTCGGCCACCGCCTACCGCAGCGCCACCCAGGGCTTGGGCGCGCTGGGCGCGATGGCCGCGCACGGCTCGCTGCCCTCGCACGACCGGATCGGCGGCGAAATGGCCCCGGTGGTGCTCATCCACGGCACCAACGACCCGGTGGTGCGAGCGCCGAACGCGGACCGCATCGTCGACCAGTGGCTGGCCTCGCGCGACGCGCAGCGGCTCACCGGGCTGGATCGGGTGCGGCCGCTGGCCACGACCCGCGCCCTGGTGGTGGACGGGCGGCGCTGCATCCGCACCCGCTGGTACACCGCCCGCGGGCGCCGGGTGCTGGAGTACTGGCGCGTGGACGGGCTGCGCCACGCCTGGTCCGGCGGACATCGTCGAGGCTCGTTCATCGACCTCACCGGCCCCCGGGCGGCCGAGGTGATGGTGGCGTTCTTCCAGCGGCACAAGCTGGCCCACACGATGGTGCCGGTTGTCGCCGACGAGAGTGGCCGGCCCGCCGCCCGTTGA
- a CDS encoding helix-turn-helix transcriptional regulator, with amino-acid sequence MVKPTRVTNSIRALRFAAGEMTQADLADRIGVTRQTVIAIEQGRYSPSLEMAFRIAHVFGVGLDAVFQYQPDS; translated from the coding sequence ATGGTGAAACCCACCCGGGTGACGAACTCCATTCGCGCCCTTCGGTTTGCGGCCGGCGAGATGACCCAGGCCGACCTGGCCGACCGGATCGGCGTCACCCGCCAGACGGTGATCGCCATCGAGCAGGGCCGGTACTCGCCGTCGCTGGAGATGGCCTTCCGCATCGCCCACGTCTTCGGCGTCGGCCTCGACGCCGTCTTCCAGTACCAACCCGATTCCTGA
- a CDS encoding NAD(P)-dependent alcohol dehydrogenase: MKAIVQHRYGGPETLEYADIDPPTLGPDDVLVRVRAAAVDAGVRHLMSGVPWLIRPVMGLRRPRQPVPGIDAAGVVESVGSAVTDLRPGDPVVGAVRGAYAELARARRQRWVRIPDGISFDTAAAIPTSGTTALLAVRDTGRVRPGQRVLVTGAGSGVGSYVVPLAVRAGARVTGMCRPEKADLVASLGAQEVVGYDQLTGSRDRWDVIIDIAGNTGLTGLRRLLTPRGTAVLVGGEGKGGLFAGFDRQLRALLVSPFVPEKLKPLTAVTRATDLAELLTLVQQGELRPVVDRTFGIGEVADALAYTWSGSAAGKVVITF; encoded by the coding sequence ATGAAGGCGATCGTGCAACACCGCTACGGCGGCCCGGAGACCCTGGAGTACGCCGACATCGACCCGCCCACCCTCGGCCCCGACGACGTGCTGGTCCGGGTCCGGGCCGCGGCCGTGGACGCCGGTGTCCGGCACCTGATGAGCGGTGTCCCCTGGTTGATCCGGCCGGTGATGGGGCTGCGCCGCCCCCGCCAGCCGGTGCCGGGCATCGACGCCGCCGGGGTGGTCGAGTCCGTCGGCTCCGCCGTCACCGACCTGCGCCCGGGGGACCCGGTGGTCGGCGCGGTCCGGGGCGCCTACGCCGAACTGGCCCGGGCCCGACGCCAGCGCTGGGTCCGCATCCCCGACGGGATCTCGTTCGACACCGCGGCCGCGATCCCGACGTCGGGCACGACCGCCCTGCTCGCGGTCCGGGACACCGGCCGCGTGCGGCCCGGCCAGCGCGTGCTGGTCACCGGCGCCGGCAGCGGGGTGGGCAGCTACGTGGTGCCCCTGGCGGTCCGCGCCGGAGCCCGGGTCACCGGGATGTGCCGGCCCGAGAAGGCCGACCTGGTGGCCTCTCTCGGCGCGCAGGAGGTCGTCGGGTACGACCAGCTGACCGGGTCGCGGGATCGCTGGGACGTGATCATCGACATCGCCGGCAACACCGGCCTGACCGGGCTGCGGCGCCTGCTCACGCCGCGGGGGACCGCCGTCCTGGTCGGGGGGGAGGGCAAGGGTGGCCTGTTCGCCGGCTTCGATCGGCAGCTGCGGGCCCTGCTCGTCTCGCCGTTCGTTCCGGAAAAGCTCAAGCCGCTGACCGCAGTCACCCGGGCCACCGACCTGGCCGAGCTGCTCACCCTGGTCCAGCAGGGCGAGCTGCGGCCGGTCGTCGACCGCACCTTCGGCATCGGCGAGGTGGCCGACGCGCTGGCCTACACCTGGTCGGGCAGCGCGGCCGGCAAGGTCGTCATCACGTTCTGA